Proteins co-encoded in one Bemisia tabaci chromosome 9, PGI_BMITA_v3 genomic window:
- the LOC140225372 gene encoding uncharacterized protein has translation MNQIKEQQQIEEEAHQRAQILFFGAPELDPDSLRNLYVQIRDTGHVTSFELDLAEDLLSLSSYSSDIRHNASALLGGLGFLVVARMSNEESVIIIATCVVNFLRRKIDKQFNGM, from the exons ATGAATCAAATTAAAGAACAACAGCAGATTGAAGAAGAGGCCCACCAAAGGGCCCAAA TTCTGTTCTTTGGCGCTCCGGAGTTGGACCCGGACAGTCTAAGAAATCTCTATGTCCAGATAAGAGACACTGGACACGTAACATCTTTTGAACTTGACCTGGCAGAGGATTTGTTATCGTTAAGCAGTTACTCCTCGGACATCAGGCATAATGCTTCTGCATTGCTTGGTGGCCTTGGCTTTCTTGTCGTGGCAAGAATGTCTAATGAGGAGTCTGTGATCATCATTGCGACATgcgttgtcaattttttgagaagaaaaattgacaaacaGTTTAATGGGATGTAA